Genomic window (Daucus carota subsp. sativus chromosome 5, DH1 v3.0, whole genome shotgun sequence):
GATTGAAATCTCTCTTGAGCCTGTGCCAGTCATGGAATCAATTTATAATCGACTAGTATTACAATATATTACAGAAAGATTTAGGTTTAATTTGAAGGAACTCTGAGATATTTGCTCATATTCTAGCGGAATACTAAGTTATAGGCTTTAGATTAAGTTTGTTATCAGTCTTGTAACATCATTATGAATCTTCATGGAAGCatatttaagttaattaaattagttaataTACAAGATCAATCTTCTTGTCTGTGTTAAGTCGGATATATTTTTCGAGCAAAAGCATTTTGTAAGTTATTTTGCTAATTATATATGATCTTCAATATTTTACTTACAGGATAttgataattttgaattttgtattgatcaaataaatatatttatgatgatatataaaataatatatttttcttgatgAACATACCTACTCTGAAAAGTCTTTGATGAAGTAACGGTTTTAAAAAAACTTgattggaataaaaaaatataaacattttgAACTCATGGCTTCCCCGTTTGATTGTCTCGTCCCGGCTAGTTACCGATTCAAAGTCAATGACTATTTTGTTCTGAAATATTTTACCGAAGAAACTATCATGTATTCAACTCAGATCACGACCACTAAAATAATTCAATGGATAAAattgagttatcaattgaaattTAATCccaaaataactatatataggAATTAGGTGTCGAATTCGTATCACGTATTTTGATTGACGGGTATAATGAATAtgttgatttaaattatttaacttaTTAAATTTAGTTAGTTTAATGGCAAAtttaaactatatatttttcagtcattaacaattttatattaaatgcttaaataaaattgtataaatataGATGCATATAATTTATGAGTTTTAGTTTTCATTATCAAAAATCACGCGTgactttaaaataaatactctATCCGTTTTAGaatattaattgtttttatcaaattcacatatattaagtaaatattaaatagttattttgtttttgattatACAGTTAAGTTAATCTGAACATTATTCAGAAAAACatgctttttatttatttcaagtaGAGGGTAAAAATTTAGTATAAAATCTCGTGCTTCCATAAATTCATTATATACCTCAAATTTCCTAGCATAAAATTTACTTGGgatcatataaaaatgataattataaagatataatttaaaaaatatttgcaataaACCAAGAGTAGAACACGTTTTCCAGAAAATTTTATTCTTACGAGGAGTATGCAGGTATTTCAAGCAGAAAGACAGTAGGTCTGTAGATCGATACCCCGTACTCAGCAAATGAAGTTGGACTTGAGATTACATTTgtcttattttaagctcatttATAACTTCGTACATGTAACGCAATATATAACTTACAGTTCTTTTATTATTTGCGGCACACCAATTAGCCAAACTGaaataatcaaattatacaTAAACCCTAGCTAGTTTGTTGACAGATCTGATCTACACGACTTGAGCGACTAATATCATTGTACTGCAATAATATTACATTAAAACTTCCACAGAAATCAAATAAATGTAACCTTACAAGCTATCGGAGTTAACCACAGCCACTTGATTGCGGAAAGACCCGCAACCCTTTAAGTCTTTAGCTCAAAACTTATTGTTATACCAATATATCCCTTTGTTCTGTTGATCTTCCTCAACGTAGACACAATCACTTATGGTGTTCCAAATTGACTTATAGAATGGGGTGAAATCATACTGATAGTACTCGCCCAATATTGGCTTAAATGCTTTGGTGGCTTCTACCGCATGGTAATGTGGCATTTTCGGGAAGAGATGGTGCGCTACATGAGTATTCGGCTGCTGATGAAACACCGTGTTGAGAAATCCGAAATCTCTATCGATGGTAGCCATGGATCCCTTTAGCCATTCCCACTCGGAGTGATCATAGTAAGGTACGAGAGGGTTCGTGTGTTGAAGTACGGCCACTATGATAAGCATAGCATTTGTGAATAGGTATGGACCTCCGTAGATGAAAGCGACCCATGCGAACCCTTTTAGCAAAGCAAGTTTGTACAGTGCAAAGATGACGGCCAAACACCCAGCATCGGAAAGCAGGACATGAGCGCGTTGCTTGTATGAAAACATTGGACTATACGGATCAAAATGGGAGGCGAATCGATCGTAAATTCGACCACGGAAGTTGACAAGAAGGTATAGAGGCACGGCAACAACTAGAACAGCACCAACAACAAAGAATTTCGCCACAGGGTTTTTGAGGTATCTGAACATCAAGGGAACTTGGGACTTGAGCAGTGGGATATCAAATTCCTCTTCTTCTAGGGATCCAGTTCTCGAGTGATGGCGATGGTGGCTGTACTTAAATGAAAAGTAAGGAAACAGAACGACAGAGTGGGTGATGAATCCGACTGTGTCGTCGAGCCATTGGTACTCACTGAAAGCGTTGTGTCCGCATTCGTGACCTATGACCCAAAATCGGGCTAGTATACAGCCTTGAAGCAATGAATATATGATCCCAGAAGTAACAAGATAGAGtttagaagactgaatcaaTTCAGAGGTTAAGATATAGTTTGCGGCGATGTGGTAAAGAGAGAATAAGATGACGACATCTAAGACAAGGTATGACAAAGAGCGAATCGCCGAACGCTCAAAACAGTGAGGCGGAACTGCTTTCTTAACATCACTTAAAGTGAATGGAGGTTTAACGTAAGGAGATCTTGATGTTCTTTTGATGGCAGTGTTCAACTTTTGCTCCATGTTTCTGCAAGGATTCAGAATTAATTAGCTTCTAAACACTTGAAAATTAAATACAGTTAACATACAATTTAGAGATACAAGAATAGTTTACCTTGCTCCAGTGCCTTGACTTGCGAATCTTAATTGTTGTGGCAATTGTGTACAAAATGGCTGGTATATATAGGCACTTCGCACTTTCAAATCCCCAGCCGGTCAAAGCCCCCTTTATCCTAGTTGAAATATTAGGAGTGCCATGTTCTAGATGTCCTCGTAAGAATAAAAAACAATAatcaatacataaaattattttctctaATATTTAACTTCCAAATGGCATTTCTTTATGCAAGTAAAATGTGTCCTATTATGAGGTGGCCAATCATATTTTAGTCCTTGGTTTTCTACtgttgaaacttgaaagtaTACATACACAGGCGGCTTTTCACTCACGTAAGAGAGTAGGAGAACCTACTTACAACTATACAAGCGAAacgtaattttaatttatgtgtttatatatttttcgaaaagtaataatttatattgtataaatattttaataatataataataaattgattGTGTACGTAATTGTAaagtttaattttcaaaaatgaaaaagaaacggaaaaaaattaaaatttgtaatttttaagattctgacttataaatcaaaatataatttataatttttttattgcacAAATACTACGTACGAATGAGCTTAATACAGAAACTCGAGAAATAATCAATACCCAAGTATACATGTAAAACATACATGTAGTATCATTTACATGTGATTGATATAAAATAGGCTCAATTATATCCTATAAGAAACAAGGttaagatttattttatttaaaaacaacaGACGCCTCTATGATTAACGGAATATTTGAGGGACTCGTTTCCTCGAAGGCAAGATAGAATTAAATATTCAAGCCATCACTTATATGCCGAATACCCACAGCATATGTGTGGAACAACGGACCGAGACAGATGTGCATCACGTTTTATATGGTTAAATTATCTGCACGCATATAAATTATCTTAAATTAAGTGTAGCATGTGTTGTTTTAGACTTAAAAGAACAACAAATCACAAGGATCACGGTATACGAACTACACTAAATGTAAAATACTTGTCATCTATTTTAAGCCTAGCTAATAGACCCTATCTTTCGACTGGTCTCACGTAATCCTATGATAGTCATAACTGGCAACGGTAATTTAATGATATTGGAATACAGATTagatagaaaaataatatatatatatatatatatatatatatatataggaggaagatcctaagaaaacctagcttatcaagaaaaccgagaaacccacttaatcaccgttgattttataatcataatatatattttaatttatcaaaagatcaatcaaatctaattCATAAGGGATATTATGGTAATATtctacatatatttaatgcattcaatcagtaatatatttaatgcatttaATCAGTACATTCAATAAAGATTTGCAATTAATTGAtttccttttttatattattcatatctcaatcaatcaatcagtattaaatttgaatttcaaatttcaaaagattcacCCTGCTAAAAACTGATcgaatatcttagagaatcttgtttatatattttgcgTTATCTTGTGTATGATAATAAATCTCTTACCATTGTTATAACGGACcatctaataattttttttattacggtcttttaagtgttttactaataaatataatattttcctaagattctcttaagtgctctattaatttaaaataatttttttctcaggattctttcaagtgttttactcagttaaatatatttacgattttttaagattcttttaagtgttttactaatttaaattgaatatttaaaataatttttttctaagattctttcaagtgttttactcatttaaatctatttaagatttttctgagattcttttaagtgttttactaatttaaattgaatatttttttaagattttcataagttttttactaatttaaaaatatttaagatttttcaagattctcttaagtgttttattgatttaaaattatttaagattttctatgattctcttaagtgctctaataatttaaaataaatttttttctaagattttctaagattcttttaagtgttcTAATTGGAATCTTGaaatgttataatattaatattacatattaattaaaaattgcaTACAATGACTTAAGttctttaattatctttttctttaaatataaaatttaaatattgaaacAATACTTTAGAGAACCctcatttgaaaaatatttgaacggATATCGTAAAGAATCTAGTAGGTGTATAAGTGAACATCTACTAGAATCTCAACATACTGTTATGAGATTGATGATGtaagtaaaattataactaaattgGAAGTTGTTATGTGTTCGGTTTGTTGAtgatatatgatttattatgtgcactttttaaataaatcataatttaaattaacacattttatttaattaagtgaTAAGTATTAAGattctaataattaatattaaaaatttataaaaaaattgtatacaatgatttaagttctttaattattttttacttttaatataaaatttaaatattgaaaaaacattTTGAAGAACCttcatttgaaaaatatttgaacggGTATTATAAGAAATCTCTTCatttactatatattataatagttgttttaattcaactttgtaaataaattttttaaaaattctaccttatattattctattatatttgagcgaatattttaaagtaatataaatttattataatatcagTTTAAAGattctactatatattat
Coding sequences:
- the LOC108221065 gene encoding delta(12)-fatty-acid desaturase FAD2-like; the protein is MEQKLNTAIKRTSRSPYVKPPFTLSDVKKAVPPHCFERSAIRSLSYLVLDVVILFSLYHIAANYILTSELIQSSKLYLVTSGIIYSLLQGCILARFWVIGHECGHNAFSEYQWLDDTVGFITHSVVLFPYFSFKYSHHRHHSRTGSLEEEEFDIPLLKSQVPLMFRYLKNPVAKFFVVGAVLVVAVPLYLLVNFRGRIYDRFASHFDPYSPMFSYKQRAHVLLSDAGCLAVIFALYKLALLKGFAWVAFIYGGPYLFTNAMLIIVAVLQHTNPLVPYYDHSEWEWLKGSMATIDRDFGFLNTVFHQQPNTHVAHHLFPKMPHYHAVEATKAFKPILGEYYQYDFTPFYKSIWNTISDCVYVEEDQQNKGIYWYNNKF